Proteins from a single region of Bacteroidota bacterium:
- the porU gene encoding type IX secretion system sortase PorU — protein sequence MRKLKILPCLYFLLFFVSTQAADPKKSISVQWMDPAVIRFEDESTLRALQFNNSIPDENFNPQYFITELLPNGTTSINVTLKNVVTEPITDVALIKKQETITSDFKINASVSFKKKQPYSSILILAIRKNSTGQFERLKSFDIDVVTSSNNVNRVASRVYASNSVLANGEWFKIGVVQDGVYKVDYAFLKGLGLDIDSLDPRTIQLYGNGGGMLPFLNSKPRVDDLAENAIFVNGESDAKFDSTDYLLFYGTAQTKWTYDDSLAVYRRQINYYSDTTYFFLTYGQQNGKRIQNRNSVSGANYTVNSFDDYASHEIEAVNFLKSGREWFGESMDNLNSSISFNINSPNIVGSDTVFFSGAFAGRSTNSTNNYFTVNINNNLIGNQPFLRVGTTAQDNYASLVAFTKTFSSSSPVFNVGVSMYSGDPSAQGWLNYIDLKFRRGLTASNVTGQMIFRDARSIGSTNISEFNITAVQGNTKFVWDVSDLFNIVDQQITFSNGTVSFTTPTPELKTFVLFDNTMLLTPKSIGRIENQNLHSLPVTNYLIVTNPLFLSAANELADFHRANDNMSVTVVTTQQVFNEFSSGAQDVSAIRDFAKMFYDRATSTADMPKYLLLFGDASYDNKYRLAANTNFVTSYQSPGSINQTQTYISDDFFALLDDSEGEWTNSEIVDMSVGRIPVGTVTEAAQHMNKIRSYVKGGSAVMGSWRNNISFVGDDQDYNIHFRQSDTLANRIRNTYSTFNIDKIYFDAYQQESTPGGQRYPEVKKAITDRIQRGTLLMTYIGHGGELGWAHERVLENSDINGWTNFSKLAAFLTATCEFTRVDDPGRVSSGEYVFLNPNGGAICMFTTSRLAYSSSNNNLCTRFFTHIFEKVGGEYQRTGDIFEKTKSDMYVDPYVRNFLYLGDPALKLAYPEYSVKTKTINGIAIGLNTDTLKALSKVTISGEVQDNSGVKLSNFNGIIYPTVYDKMATYSTIGNDINDVSNPSNPQPFTLQKNVIYSGKSSVVNGDFSYSFYVPKDIAYQYGNGKLSYYAQNGAIDASGSDTLVTIGGVNQNATADNEGPVIRIYMNDENFVRGGMTNKDPILYAVISDTSGVNTVGTGIGHDMSAELDNKTDKRYILNDYYENDLNSYQKGKLNYPFKNLSSGPHTLNLKAWDVYNNSSEASTDFIVSESATLALEHVLNYPNPFTTHTTFMFEHNRPFVPMDVQVQVFTVSGKLIKTLSNKITPTGYRSDDMEWDGLDDFGDKIGKGVYVYKLRVRTYDGDYADKFEKLVILR from the coding sequence ATGCGCAAACTAAAAATTCTCCCTTGCCTCTACTTTTTATTGTTTTTTGTAAGTACACAGGCAGCTGATCCAAAGAAATCAATTTCTGTTCAATGGATGGATCCGGCTGTGATCAGATTTGAAGATGAATCAACATTAAGAGCACTTCAATTTAACAATTCGATTCCGGATGAAAATTTCAATCCGCAATACTTCATTACAGAATTATTACCAAACGGCACCACTTCAATAAATGTTACATTGAAAAATGTAGTCACGGAACCGATTACTGATGTTGCCCTAATAAAGAAACAAGAAACAATTACAAGTGATTTTAAGATCAATGCTTCTGTTTCATTTAAGAAAAAACAGCCTTACTCTTCTATCCTGATTCTTGCGATCAGAAAAAATTCTACCGGTCAATTTGAACGTCTGAAATCTTTTGATATTGATGTTGTCACTTCAAGTAATAATGTGAACAGAGTTGCATCAAGAGTGTATGCATCAAATAGCGTTCTTGCGAATGGCGAATGGTTTAAGATCGGAGTTGTTCAGGATGGAGTTTACAAAGTTGATTATGCTTTTTTAAAAGGATTGGGACTTGACATCGATAGTCTGGATCCACGTACTATTCAACTTTACGGAAATGGTGGCGGAATGCTTCCGTTTCTGAACAGCAAACCAAGAGTTGATGATCTTGCAGAAAATGCAATATTTGTGAATGGAGAAAGTGATGCAAAGTTTGACAGTACCGACTATTTATTATTTTATGGAACAGCTCAGACTAAATGGACATATGACGATAGCCTGGCAGTTTACAGAAGACAAATTAATTATTATTCCGATACAACTTATTTCTTCCTGACGTACGGACAACAAAATGGAAAGCGCATTCAAAACAGAAATTCAGTAAGCGGAGCTAATTACACAGTTAATTCATTTGACGATTATGCTTCACATGAAATTGAAGCAGTGAATTTTTTAAAATCAGGTCGTGAGTGGTTTGGAGAATCTATGGATAATTTAAACAGTTCAATTTCTTTTAATATTAACTCTCCAAATATAGTTGGATCCGACACCGTTTTTTTTTCAGGAGCGTTTGCAGGGAGATCGACTAACTCGACTAATAATTATTTCACTGTAAATATAAACAATAATCTGATCGGGAATCAGCCATTCTTAAGAGTTGGAACAACGGCTCAGGATAATTATGCTTCACTCGTTGCATTTACAAAAACATTTTCGAGTTCAAGTCCTGTATTCAATGTTGGTGTCAGCATGTATTCAGGTGACCCTTCAGCTCAAGGCTGGTTAAATTATATTGATCTTAAATTCCGTCGGGGTTTAACAGCTTCAAATGTTACAGGACAAATGATTTTCCGTGATGCAAGATCTATAGGAAGTACAAACATCAGTGAGTTTAACATTACTGCAGTTCAGGGAAATACGAAATTCGTATGGGATGTTTCTGATTTGTTTAATATAGTTGATCAACAAATAACGTTTTCAAATGGAACTGTTTCTTTCACTACTCCAACACCGGAATTAAAAACGTTTGTACTGTTTGATAACACAATGTTACTTACACCAAAAAGTATTGGAAGAATAGAAAATCAGAATCTTCATAGTCTTCCTGTTACGAATTATCTGATCGTTACCAATCCGCTATTTCTTTCTGCAGCTAATGAACTTGCAGATTTTCACAGAGCAAACGATAACATGTCCGTAACAGTTGTTACAACTCAACAAGTATTTAATGAATTCAGCAGCGGTGCGCAGGATGTCTCAGCGATCCGTGATTTTGCTAAAATGTTCTATGATCGTGCAACTTCTACTGCAGATATGCCAAAATATTTATTGCTGTTTGGAGATGCATCATACGATAACAAATACAGACTTGCAGCAAATACAAATTTCGTTACCTCTTACCAGTCTCCCGGTTCAATCAATCAGACACAAACTTATATTTCCGATGACTTCTTTGCGCTTCTGGATGATTCAGAAGGAGAATGGACCAACAGTGAAATTGTTGACATGAGCGTTGGAAGAATTCCTGTGGGCACAGTTACTGAAGCAGCGCAGCACATGAATAAGATCAGATCGTATGTTAAGGGAGGCTCTGCGGTCATGGGTAGTTGGAGAAACAATATCAGTTTCGTTGGTGATGACCAGGATTACAATATCCACTTCCGTCAGTCTGATACTCTTGCTAACCGCATCCGCAATACATATTCGACTTTCAATATTGATAAGATCTATTTTGATGCTTACCAACAAGAGTCTACTCCCGGAGGACAACGTTATCCCGAAGTAAAGAAGGCCATCACTGACCGGATTCAGAGAGGAACTTTATTAATGACCTACATTGGTCACGGTGGTGAGTTAGGTTGGGCACATGAGCGTGTTTTGGAGAACAGCGACATCAATGGCTGGACTAACTTCAGTAAACTTGCGGCATTTTTAACTGCTACCTGTGAGTTTACCAGAGTTGATGATCCGGGTCGTGTTTCGTCAGGAGAATATGTTTTTCTTAATCCTAATGGTGGAGCAATTTGCATGTTTACAACTTCGCGTTTAGCTTATTCCAGTTCAAACAATAATTTATGTACACGTTTTTTCACTCACATATTCGAAAAAGTTGGTGGTGAATATCAACGTACAGGCGACATTTTTGAAAAGACGAAATCTGATATGTATGTTGATCCTTATGTAAGAAACTTTCTTTATTTAGGAGATCCTGCATTAAAGCTTGCTTATCCTGAATATTCTGTGAAAACAAAAACAATAAACGGAATTGCGATCGGACTGAATACCGATACATTAAAAGCATTAAGTAAGGTCACTATTTCAGGTGAAGTCCAGGATAATTCCGGAGTTAAGCTTTCTAATTTTAATGGAATTATTTATCCGACAGTGTACGATAAGATGGCAACTTATTCAACAATAGGAAACGATATCAATGACGTATCAAATCCTTCCAATCCACAACCATTCACACTTCAGAAAAATGTTATTTATTCCGGAAAATCAAGTGTTGTAAACGGAGATTTCTCCTACTCTTTCTATGTTCCTAAAGATATTGCATATCAATATGGAAATGGTAAGTTAAGTTACTACGCACAAAATGGTGCTATTGATGCAAGCGGAAGTGATACATTGGTTACTATAGGTGGAGTAAATCAAAACGCAACAGCAGATAATGAAGGACCTGTTATCCGGATTTACATGAACGATGAAAATTTCGTTCGCGGCGGAATGACAAACAAAGATCCGATTCTTTACGCAGTGATCTCTGATACGAGTGGCGTTAATACTGTAGGTACCGGCATCGGGCACGATATGAGTGCAGAACTTGATAACAAGACAGACAAACGTTATATCCTGAACGATTACTATGAGAATGATCTGAACAGTTATCAGAAAGGGAAATTGAATTATCCGTTCAAGAACCTTTCAAGTGGTCCTCATACGCTGAATCTGAAAGCGTGGGATGTTTACAATAACTCCAGTGAAGCGTCAACGGATTTTATCGTAAGTGAAAGTGCAACTCTGGCTTTGGAACATGTTTTAAATTATCCAAATCCGTTTACCACACATACAACGTTTATGTTTGAACATAACAGACCATTTGTACCAATGGATGTGCAGGTACAGGTATTTACGGTTTCGGGAAAATTGATCAAAACCCTTTCAAATAAAATAACTCCCACAGGATATCGTTCGGATGATATGGAATGGGATGGTTTGGATGATTTTGGTGATAAAATCGGAAAAGGTGTGTATGTTTACAAGCTGAGAGTCAGGACTTACGATGGTGATTATGCTGACAAATTCGAGAAGCTTGTAATTCTCCGTTAA
- the porV gene encoding type IX secretion system outer membrane channel protein PorV: protein MQFNFKKCVLPVLAMILISKSASSQLSSFRDSLLGQINTITTAVPFLQIAPDSRAGGMGDYGVATSPDANSIHWNPAKLAFIEKNGGFSISYTPWLRALVSDINLAYVSGYKKLNKDQTFAASLLYFSLGSIDFTDEAATKYYTFSPSEWALDLAYARKLGENFSGGLALRYIYSNLTGGVTIQNGTINTHAGTSVAADISGYYTKEIDVSKKKSLLAFGLNISNIGTKISYTDTKTKDFIPTNFRLGTNLKMELDKYNTISFGFDINKLLVPTPPVYAKDSSGNYLLDADRNRVIAAGKDPNNISVPQALFSSWGDAPAGFKEEIKEFTYSIGTEYWYDNQFAIRAGYFHEAATKGNRQYFTIGAGLRYNVFGLDFAYLIPTTQRNPLENTLRFTLTFDFDAVKEDSEPTE from the coding sequence ATGCAATTTAACTTCAAAAAATGCGTATTGCCTGTATTGGCAATGATCTTGATTTCGAAATCTGCGAGTTCACAGCTTTCATCCTTCAGAGATTCTCTTTTAGGACAAATCAATACCATAACAACTGCAGTCCCTTTCTTACAGATTGCACCGGACTCCCGAGCAGGCGGAATGGGTGATTATGGTGTAGCAACCTCACCGGATGCTAATTCAATCCATTGGAATCCTGCTAAATTAGCCTTTATAGAAAAAAATGGCGGGTTCTCTATATCCTATACTCCATGGTTAAGAGCCTTGGTAAGTGATATCAATCTCGCTTATGTATCAGGTTATAAAAAACTGAATAAGGACCAGACTTTTGCTGCATCCCTGCTCTACTTCTCATTAGGAAGTATAGATTTTACAGATGAAGCTGCGACAAAATATTATACTTTCAGTCCAAGTGAATGGGCATTAGATCTTGCTTATGCCCGAAAGCTAGGTGAAAATTTTTCAGGAGGTTTAGCATTACGTTACATCTATTCAAATCTTACGGGTGGAGTAACAATTCAGAACGGAACGATTAACACTCACGCGGGAACATCGGTTGCAGCTGATATCTCAGGATACTACACAAAAGAAATTGATGTCTCTAAAAAGAAATCTCTTCTTGCCTTCGGTTTGAACATTAGCAATATTGGAACAAAGATCTCTTACACAGATACTAAAACTAAAGATTTCATTCCAACCAATTTCCGTCTGGGAACAAACCTGAAAATGGAACTTGACAAGTATAATACAATTTCATTCGGATTTGACATTAACAAATTACTGGTTCCAACTCCTCCTGTATATGCAAAAGATTCATCAGGGAATTACCTTCTTGATGCAGATAGAAACAGAGTAATTGCTGCAGGTAAAGATCCTAATAATATTTCTGTTCCTCAGGCATTATTCAGTTCTTGGGGCGATGCTCCGGCAGGATTTAAAGAGGAGATCAAAGAATTTACCTATTCAATAGGTACTGAATACTGGTATGATAATCAGTTTGCAATTCGTGCAGGTTACTTCCATGAAGCAGCAACAAAAGGTAATCGTCAGTATTTCACTATTGGTGCAGGACTGCGTTATAATGTATTCGGACTTGATTTTGCTTATCTGATCCCTACTACACAACGGAATCCGTTAGAAAACACTCTTCGTTTCACGCTCACTTTCGATTTCGATGCAGTGAAGGAAGATAGTGAACCAACTGAATAA
- a CDS encoding DUF1572 family protein — protein MNTTVGELYLIESVKSFQGLKSNAEKAMEQISDLQFHEHPDEESNNVAIIVKHLAGNMLSRFTDFLTSDGEKSDRNRDSEFIDEFTSRKEIMDYWEKGWSCVLNILKSLDQNDLQKIVTIRNEEHTVLRAIHRQLTHYAYHCGQIVFLCKHLKQKEFKSLSIPRGESEKFKTITPDKK, from the coding sequence ATGAACACAACAGTTGGAGAATTGTATTTAATTGAATCAGTAAAAAGTTTTCAGGGTTTAAAATCCAATGCTGAAAAAGCGATGGAACAAATTTCTGATCTGCAATTTCATGAACATCCCGATGAAGAATCGAACAATGTTGCAATTATTGTAAAACATTTAGCTGGTAATATGCTAAGTCGTTTTACCGATTTTCTTACCAGTGACGGAGAGAAGTCTGACAGAAACAGAGACAGTGAATTCATCGACGAATTTACTTCCAGAAAAGAAATAATGGATTATTGGGAAAAAGGCTGGTCATGTGTTTTAAATATTCTGAAATCACTTGACCAGAATGACCTTCAAAAAATTGTAACAATCAGAAACGAAGAGCATACAGTATTACGCGCTATTCATCGTCAACTGACTCATTACGCATATCACTGTGGACAAATTGTTTTTCTTTGCAAGCATTTAAAGCAGAAAGAATTCAAATCACTTTCTATTCCACGAGGTGAATCTGAAAAATTTAAGACGATTACACCTGATAAAAAATAA
- a CDS encoding 2-C-methyl-D-erythritol 2,4-cyclodiphosphate synthase codes for MRVGFGFDVHQLEEGRDFSLGGIKIAHSKGAVGHSDADVMIHAICDALLGAANLGDIGKHFPDTSSDYKNIDSKVLLQRVCLLIDLKNYKIGNIDITLCLEKPKIAPYIPQMQAVLAKVMEITEDDISIKATTNEKLGFIGREEGVCCYAVTLLERK; via the coding sequence ATGCGAGTTGGATTTGGATTTGATGTACATCAATTGGAAGAAGGCCGGGATTTTAGTCTGGGCGGAATAAAAATTGCACATTCCAAAGGTGCAGTAGGACATTCTGATGCAGATGTAATGATTCATGCGATATGCGATGCTCTGTTGGGAGCAGCGAATCTGGGTGATATTGGAAAACACTTTCCGGATACTTCATCAGATTATAAAAACATTGACAGCAAAGTCTTGCTGCAAAGAGTATGTTTACTGATCGATCTGAAAAATTACAAGATCGGGAATATTGATATTACTCTGTGCCTGGAGAAACCTAAGATCGCTCCTTACATTCCACAGATGCAGGCTGTACTTGCAAAAGTTATGGAGATCACGGAAGACGATATTTCAATCAAAGCAACGACGAATGAAAAGCTTGGCTTTATCGGGCGTGAAGAAGGTGTATGTTGCTATGCGGTGACGTTGCTCGAACGTAAGTAG
- the cdd gene encoding cytidine deaminase has product MKNVEIHCNLTEYDSPDELSKEDQELLVEAKASMNKAYAPYSHFHVGAAIMLENGIILRGNNQENASYPIGLCAERVAIFAAGANYPNVKIRAIAITANSDHFHVNKPITPCGACRQAIAEYEHRYKQDIRLIMAGEAGKVLIANSISNMLPYQFNADDLKIKTT; this is encoded by the coding sequence ATGAAAAACGTAGAAATTCATTGCAATTTGACTGAATATGATAGCCCGGATGAACTAAGTAAAGAAGATCAGGAATTGCTGGTTGAGGCAAAGGCGAGTATGAATAAAGCATACGCCCCATACTCCCATTTCCATGTTGGAGCGGCTATAATGCTTGAAAATGGAATTATTTTACGGGGAAATAATCAAGAAAATGCTTCATATCCGATTGGACTATGTGCTGAACGGGTTGCCATCTTTGCAGCAGGCGCCAATTACCCGAATGTTAAGATCCGGGCAATTGCTATAACTGCTAATTCCGACCATTTCCATGTCAATAAACCTATAACTCCTTGTGGAGCTTGCAGACAAGCAATAGCTGAATACGAACATCGTTATAAGCAAGATATCAGACTGATCATGGCAGGTGAAGCAGGAAAAGTTCTCATTGCAAACAGTATCAGTAATATGCTTCCGTATCAATTCAATGCTGATGATCTGAAGATCAAAACAACATGA
- a CDS encoding polyphosphate polymerase domain-containing protein codes for MENLDNILSGFDPITLKQMDGVALQDRLDTKFMFKEDLLPALLERMKKNYFVLEIKEKRYNHYETLYFDTAEFGLYLRHHNGRVNRYKFRSRRYVESDLNFFEIKFKNNKGRTIKERIKNNEIVKTICDTSSEFVKNISNIDPNTLEPKLWVNYRRMTFVNKHSAERLTIDTNLTFIDERNNVLYKGLVIAELKQGGANEKSPFNTLMREYSVQQKSISKYCLGVITLNETIKKNNFKPTLLYLNKLLKAS; via the coding sequence TTGGAAAATTTAGATAACATACTTTCCGGTTTTGATCCTATCACTCTGAAACAGATGGATGGTGTTGCTCTGCAAGACAGATTGGACACCAAATTTATGTTCAAGGAGGATCTTCTTCCGGCTCTGCTCGAAAGAATGAAGAAAAATTATTTCGTACTCGAGATCAAAGAGAAACGATATAATCACTACGAGACGTTATATTTTGATACGGCTGAATTCGGACTGTATCTAAGACATCATAATGGCAGGGTAAACAGATATAAATTCCGCTCTCGTAGATATGTAGAGTCAGACCTTAATTTTTTTGAGATAAAATTCAAGAACAACAAGGGCAGGACAATAAAAGAGCGGATCAAAAATAATGAGATTGTTAAAACGATCTGCGATACATCAAGTGAGTTTGTAAAAAACATCTCCAATATAGATCCAAATACACTTGAACCAAAACTATGGGTGAACTATCGACGTATGACGTTTGTGAATAAACACTCCGCAGAACGTCTTACTATTGATACAAATCTGACTTTTATTGATGAGAGAAATAATGTATTGTATAAAGGATTGGTTATCGCTGAATTAAAGCAAGGCGGAGCGAATGAGAAAAGTCCTTTTAATACATTAATGCGGGAATATTCTGTTCAGCAGAAATCTATCAGTAAATATTGCCTTGGAGTTATCACATTAAATGAAACAATTAAGAAGAATAATTTTAAACCCACACTTTTGTACCTTAATAAACTACTGAAAGCATCATGA
- a CDS encoding DUF2490 domain-containing protein, protein MKLKQSLIVIFSLCLLVNSGKAQIDDTRLWTGITLKHKFTRKLSASVTQQLRLDHDISQVDQLLSEAGLEYELKKNFKVSLNYRFINKNKVTYYGKSHRFYADVSYKFKPKRISFTLRERIQEEFTSINSSENGKIPEWVLRSKLAVSYDTEKRYKPYLSMEMYYLIDNAKEAGEGINRLRYGAGVEYEFNRIHALDIGIIFQDYLIDQSNNFIYSIGYTYTL, encoded by the coding sequence ATGAAATTAAAGCAATCGCTTATAGTTATTTTCTCTTTGTGCTTACTGGTGAATTCCGGTAAAGCACAGATTGACGATACGCGATTGTGGACAGGAATTACTCTAAAGCACAAATTCACAAGAAAATTATCAGCTTCAGTTACTCAGCAGTTGAGACTTGATCATGATATTTCTCAGGTTGATCAGTTATTATCTGAAGCCGGATTAGAATATGAACTGAAGAAAAATTTTAAGGTTTCTCTCAATTACAGGTTCATTAATAAGAATAAAGTTACTTACTACGGAAAGTCGCATCGGTTTTATGCAGATGTTTCCTATAAGTTTAAACCAAAGCGTATTTCATTTACACTCCGCGAAAGAATTCAGGAAGAATTTACTTCTATCAACAGTTCTGAAAACGGTAAAATTCCTGAATGGGTCCTCCGTTCGAAACTTGCAGTTTCATACGATACAGAAAAAAGGTATAAACCATATCTGTCAATGGAAATGTATTATCTGATCGATAATGCAAAAGAAGCCGGTGAAGGAATCAACAGATTAAGATATGGAGCAGGAGTGGAGTATGAATTCAATCGTATCCATGCATTAGATATCGGTATCATTTTTCAAGACTACCTGATCGACCAGTCGAATAATTTTATTTATTCTATTGGTTACACTTATACTTTGTAA
- a CDS encoding DUF4956 domain-containing protein has protein sequence MNDAMNQFELFDKLSDKFFWRLLIDVLSMVVLVRFIYFRIYKKKDYLFTFFLFNIIIFIITYLMNKVDMSLGAAFGLFAVFSMLRYRTEGISTKDMTYLFIVIAIGLICAVSKGTYFELSLITAILIAFTYALDGNWLVRNELVKTIQYENIELIKPENYNSLIDDLKKRTGLNIHRASVNRIDFLKDIAVVKIYYYEDSMPKLSVKR, from the coding sequence ATGAACGACGCAATGAATCAATTTGAATTGTTTGACAAATTGTCGGACAAATTTTTCTGGAGACTACTAATAGACGTATTATCAATGGTTGTATTGGTACGATTTATTTACTTCCGGATCTATAAGAAGAAAGATTATCTGTTTACTTTCTTCCTCTTTAATATCATCATCTTCATCATTACATATTTAATGAATAAGGTGGATATGTCATTAGGAGCTGCATTTGGTTTATTCGCTGTGTTCTCCATGTTGCGTTACAGAACAGAAGGGATCTCCACAAAAGACATGACTTACTTGTTCATAGTAATTGCAATCGGATTGATCTGTGCAGTTAGTAAAGGAACATATTTCGAACTGTCACTGATCACTGCTATTCTCATTGCATTTACTTATGCACTGGATGGAAACTGGTTAGTGCGCAACGAACTTGTGAAGACCATTCAATATGAAAACATTGAATTGATCAAACCGGAAAACTATAATTCTTTGATCGACGATCTGAAAAAACGTACCGGCTTGAATATTCACCGTGCTAGCGTAAACAGAATTGATTTTCTGAAAGATATTGCGGTAGTAAAAATTTATTACTACGAAGACAGCATGCCTAAACTTTCTGTCAAGAGATGA